The sequence TTTTCCACAAAACCTCAGATTCCAGAAAACATAGGCTGCTACTTAAGTAACATTCCTGTAAACATGAAAGGGAACTCTGGGGAGGAAGAAAACCATCTCTGACCTCTTCTGCGTCTCCAGGAGCACTGGTTTACAGGGATACAGCTCTGATTTGTAGCTTGAGGAAATGATTCTTACAGATTTAATGAAACTACGACTAGAGCTTAAATTCTGCTGCATTGGCCCTAACGAAGTATCTACTTAGGCTGGCAGTGGGAACAGAAGGGCAGAGGCCCTGGGCAAAGGTAAAGATCTCCCAACCAGAGGAGATTCCCCTTACAAGACAGTCTAGCATTGTGCTCTCCTGAAAACTTGACAGATGTCTTTTTAGGCAAATgtcataagaaaggaaaaaacacagcCTGAAATAAGATTGAGGGCACCATCTGGGACTTCCAGCAAGACATAATGCACTTACAACCCAACACAAGGTTGTTCTCTGTATGTTCAGGGCCAGATCTGCTTACAGTTGAAGCAgaggtggcaaaaaaaaaaaaaaaagaaaaaaagaaaaggagacaaaaatctACACACATGACAATCTGTTTTACTTCTGAACTCTTCATCTGCTCTCCCCTACTTTTTATCCTTAGGAAGTGTGGGATCTCTAGTCTGGGACCTGAAGTAATACAGGGAAtgggtctgcttttccttcccatTCCCCCCAAAACACCTCTTATGAAACGGACACCTTATTCAGATACGTGTTGTGTTCTAAGCTTTCCCTGTACCAGATCCTAGTGGTGTCATGTTCAGACATGACCGTCCACACTGACTGTGACCCAACACCCTGAGTTCCCCAAAGGGGAGAGGAAATATTAAGCATTGGACCATAGGAGCAAATTCAATTTTTCCAGCTCAAGTGACTTACACTGAGAGTTACTGTGATCAGTCTAATTCAGGAGAAATCCTCTCTCCGGGAACAGGGTCTACAATGGAGACCGTCATTGGGCTTTGAGTCAAAATCAATAAACAtgttccttttggtttttttttttcttgtttttctctaaacCCAGTATCAGGTTGAAAAGGTAATTATGTTGAGTAAGAAACTGTGGGTACTGTTCTTGAGGGAGATGATGTGTCAAACTAAGAATAGGAAGGTATGAAGGATAGAGAGTGAGGGAAATGTTCTTTTAATAGTAATTCTCTGGGTTGTATAAAGCGTCTTTGTTCTTCAGATCTTCATGTACTCCTCCTGTACTTTCTCatgtcttcttcttccttcttgaaaGGACGGGAGTATAGAAGAAGGCAATCACCTGCCTATCATCACTCCGTGGGCCACTCTGCACAATGGGTCCTGTGCCCTGCCCCTACTCTGAGAGGCAGAGGTCCGAGTCCCTAAGGGTTCTCTCTTCCCCCAACTAAACAGTAAGTTACTGGAAAGAAACCAGGTTTTACGTGTTTGCATGCATCCCAGCAACTAACACAATATCTTGCAAACAGGAGGCAGAAGAaccatttagaaatgaaaatcactttacttttctactttaaaaatgttttagggaAATCTTTAGGGAAATCCTGTGCTCTTGAAGGCAGCCTTAGGCCCTTCATGATCGAGCCTGTGCCGACCTCTGCAGTCCCATTTCTTAGCACTGTACTTTCACTTAAGCCAGGCCCAGGCACACTGGCTTGCAGTCACCAAGTGCGCCGTTCTCCTTCCTCTTGGCCTTAGTTCTCTGAGCTCCTCTGGGAGCCCTGCCTCACACCCACCTGATTTGGGTGACGTTCCCCTTTGTGGTTCCTTTGTTCCCCGTACTTCCTTTATTCCCGGATGTAGcacatctatcaataattatctgcctagggacgcctgggtggctcagttggttggacgactgccttcggctcaggtcatgatcctggagtcccggggatcgagtccccgcatcgggctcccagctccatggggagtctgcttcactctctgaccctctcctcgctcatgctctctctcactgtctctcaagtaaataaataaaatctttaaaaaaaaaaataattatctgcCTAGCTTTATACCGTTGGCATTTTTAGAGGAGGGCAGGATACCTCTAACACGCGGCACGCAGTAGACACCCAGTAAGTCTGCTGAGTAAGTGCACGGATGGGTGTTGGCTCTGCGACTGGTGGTGCGACGGGACTTGGGAAGGCAAGGGAGGTGAACTGGGAGCATTTAAATGTGGAAGGTCGGAGCTACTGTAGAGTGATCagtgaaaagtaagaaaaaggcaCAAATAACGGCTATCtcaagaggggaagaaaagaaaaagagcgcTCTCTTAGAGACTACTGTGGAACAGAGGCTCTGAAATGGAGTAGCAGCAGATATAGGATATAAGAATATCAAAATGGGGAATAAGCCTCACAAATGAAATCGAATACTACTGGGGTCAGCCCGTGGCTGCCCTACAAAGTTTTCTCTTACCAGTATCCCATGCTGATACACGCCTAGCTCATCTACGAAAACTAGATGTCCCCAGGCTCAGACCCCAGTTAGATGATGGCAAAAaggtttctaaaatgaaaaaaattctctatcGGATCCCACCGCAATTCAAGAGACCTGTTTTCTTATCTCACTGCAGAGTACAAGAAGCAGCCTTTTAAGCTGAGAAGAAAAGACCTTTTCACAAAAGGATTCACCCACGTGCAAAATGCGGCCATTTTGGGGACAGGTCTCGGCAAGGCTGGAATGGTTGGATGTTGCTCTGCAGATGGTGAAACCTGAGAGTGAGTTCAGTCGGCTCAGTCTGTACTTAGGACCAAGATGTGCTGGTAACAGGAAGCCTGACTTGTAACAGAGCAGGAACAGCCAGAAGCCTTAAAGCCTCCATTTTGGTGCTTACCCTCCTGGTATCCATAAGGGGCTTCTTTTTGCTGGGGCCTTGGCTGGAAATCCCCATCTTGGTCCTGAGTGGGGGAAAAGCCCAGGAAATGTTACTGGCAGAAGCAACATCACCACATTTAAGCAAATGTGGCCCAAATGAATATTTCAGCAGGTTGGCTATTTTTATACCACTCCTGGCCTGCAGAATAAATCGTGTGGCCAAATTCTCTTTGGGTGCTGCTTTAATTCACAGCAGAATCCCAATTTGAGATATTTAGCGATCTGGggttgagaaaggaaaaatgtgatTGCCGGCAGGTAATCGGATTTTTAAATACTTGCCTGCATCAAACCCAGAGAAAGGCAAGACTGAGGCCTCATCCCCATGGAAAATTCAGTCAAACAGAACTGAGCAAAGCTTCATACCTCCAAGTACCTTCACATTCCACCTGGCTGGGAAAGAAATTTCCTAACTCTTCCCTGACATGTGCATTTGGAGGGTAGAGGGCTCAACCCCCTCATGGTCCACCCTTACCGCTCCTGTGTGAGACCGCACCATCCCGGGAAGGGAGGAGCTGCTCTCTGTGAACACGGGCTGAAAGCACACTGGGCTGGAGGGCAGACCACATCTTGGATTATTCTAGCTGCCGTCTCTGGGTGCTAAGAATGACTGTGTTCCTTACTGATTCACTCTGTCCCTGACAGAGACTGGGAAGAAGAAGGTAAGTAACCCCCACGACAGCAACTTCGGCAGGTTAGGGATGGGCTCAACATTGCCGCTAATGTTGCAGCATCTCACGCAGTAATTGGTACATAACCTCTTGCAGACATTTCCATTTTAGCCTACTCTATCTCTTAAGGTAGAATTCCAAATGTTTACAGCTTACTAggtaaaatagaattatatatatatttttctcattcttttgcaggttTCTCTATGTTCTTGTATAATATTTGGGGACTTCCAAAGTCTTACGCTTTCTGGTAGTATGACCATACTAAATGTTCACTAAGTACGAGCCAGATTCAACAGTATAAATCTGATTGCATTTCCTCCCAGCCATTGTCTGATGAACAGAAGAATCCCATTTTGCCGAAGAAGGAATTGTGTTCCAATTGTATTGCAAACATCAACTTGCCTCCTTTCCTTAGTCCACCCATGGAAATAGGCAACTACCAATGAACCCAAGACAAAAAGTGACTCACTGAAGGTCAGGATTGCGTGGCAGCAATCACTGGCAAAGCCTAGCCAGGATGCAGGATTTAGACTCTCTCCCACCACCACTGACCTGTCCAGCGCTGGCCTGCTGGGGGAGCTGGGCACTTCCACTCGTTTTCGTTTCCTCGTCATGGCTCctgctgctttcctctctgctaGGACCTTCAGAGAGGAATCCGCCTCCTGTGACTCCTTTTCCAGAGTTGCTCACAGTTCAGGAGGGCACAGTGAAGAGAACTCCCCATCTTTAAATTGCCAGAAGTGACTTTTAACACCAGCTTTTCAAGTAAGGACAGGCATTCTGTTAGAGACGGTCTCAGAAATCTAGCCACCAGGAAAAAGATGGTCTCATTCTAACTGCATCTGAGCAGCGaccaaggggcagaggaagaggtgagAGCACAACCTTTTGGACAACACAAGGCAATAAAGGCAATTGTTATCTTGTATAGAAAAGGCAAACTTACCAAGCCAGGAGGACTGTCATTTATTGGCTCCCCTACAATAGGAAATTTAAATGTCATAACGGATCAagatgttgtttcttttttttttttttaagattttatttatttatttgacacacagacatcacaagtaggcagagaggcaggcagagagagggggaagcagtctccctgctgagcagagagcctgatgcggggctccatcccaggaccctgagatcatgacctgagccgaaggcaaaggcttaacccactgagccacccaggcatcccaagatgtGGTTACACTCGGACTTCTGgctatcatttatttctcagaacTTGTCCTAGACAAAAACCTGTGTCTGCCCTTCTCCTTTCTGCCTGATATCACTTTTGGTAGAAATACAATGTCTTTaaattctcttcctcccccattTTAGAACTATTGTCATCTACAACCTCAAAAGTATTACATTCGTACTGTATTCTAATGATATGCCACTTAAAAGGGAATGATCCTtactaaaagaaacaagatggaactTCAACTTCAGTGATAAACGAACTGGGGAGATATTCTGAAGCAAGGCCTTTGCACTCTTTTCCCAATAAAACTGGAAGGTATGTTTGTCCCTTATGAGTAAAAATAGCAATGGCTTTCAGAGATTAAAAATTGTGAATGCCTTTAAGACATCCCTAAGGTGAAAGTCACTGCATACTCTGAAGTGAAAGGAGGTATTTTTTATAATAGATCCCTTTCGCTGAGTGATTACTGTCAGTTTGTACTCCTTTTCACCTAccagtatgtatatatatttaatcctGTTAACAACCCAACGAGCTAGGTACTACCCTTATTCTTCACCATTTTACAAAGAAGGCACAGAAAGATTAACTAATTCATCTAAGGTCATACAACTGTTAAGTGGCAAATCCACCAGGATCTGAACCATGCAGTCTGGCTTGGAGCACTCGGTTCCTAACCTCTGCCCCGTGCAGCGCTGGGGCCCAGTCTGGCTGACCATTTTGCCATACTGAGCGTGCACTGCTAACCCACAGACATTCACTGCTAACCCAGGGACATTCATCCCTATTCCTTCTCTACCTCTCACTCCCATCATTCTACTTACCAGGTGACAGGTTTTCATGAAACCATTTCATCTCCACATATAGAGTGAAAACAAATGGGTAGGGGACCAAGACAATTTCCCCATGCTTGAATTTCAGATGGGACACTCTCTCCCACTTGCTTTTATCTGGAAAATGGTGCTAAGGAGTGAGGAAAGAAATCAGTCTGTATGAACCCTTGATTACTACTTTAAGGATAAgaccctctcctttccctggttTGGCCTGTGGGTTTGTGGCTTCCATTTGGATCTCCAATGTGATCTGCAGCTCATTTCTATCCAGAAATGAAAGGATACAGGGAAATACAATGAAGTGCTCTGTAGCAAATGGCTGCAGATTGTCCAAGTTTCCCAAGACTACACGAATAGAatcctggaaaaaaacaaaccaaccaacttGAAATGACTTTAATACTGTCTGGTCCCGGCCAATCTTTCCGTCTATACCTGGCGCTGCTTTTCTATACTCTGTATTCCATTAAAGTTGAACTATTCCCTGAACATGCCTTCTGCTTCCCCATTTCTGTGTTCCTGCAGAGTCTGCTCCTCTACCTGAAATGCCCTTTCTACCCATCAGCCTATGTCCAAATCTTACCTATCCTTTAAGGGCCAGTTCAAAAGCTATCTCCTCCGGAAACTCTTCCCTGATTTCCCCAAGTTGTAAATTAATTATTGGTCTCTAACTTCACAGTAGTTAGCCTTGGATCTTTATTACATTCCATccacatgttttattttccttactgaGAGATCTGGAGCTAGAATATACACCTGATTTATTTTAGCATCCCTTCTATGGTGTCTACCTCAAGTAAATGTATACTGACTGTGTGAATGAATAATACTggtatttattgatttgtagttTTTTTACTTTAGCTTAAGTTCAgccttttcttctactttttaaaaatcttaactgaTTAGTCTCTAATTAACCTATGCTTATTAGTATTCACTAACTAAACAGTTTGGTATCATAAAAAGACTACTGGATTTCTATGGGGAAAACACCTGAATTTCAGtcttaattttgtcatttctctaAGCCTCGATTTCCTTGTATTGGGGCTCACAGAAGGCAGAAAtggtgctttatttattttttttaagattttatttatttatttgacagatagaaatcacaagtaggcagagagatcacaagagggaggaggaagcaggctccccactgagcagagagcccaatgtggggctcaactccagaaccctgagatatgacctgagctgaaggcagaggctttaacccactgaaccacccaggtgccctgaaatggtgctttatttatctttgtattctctGCACTACCATAGTATCTGgcttataattttaaagtttatttataatctctatGCCCGACATCGGGTTCAAATTTATGATCTCAAGATCAAGACTcatatgctccaccaactgaaccagccaggagccTCTGTCTTATAATcttaatagctaatatttattgaataatcatGATGTCAAATGTTATTGTCACTATATACATTAACAGTTATAGAGACCTTATGAGATAGGCACTCTATTATTCCCTTTTTATAGACAGGGAAGCCAAAAGAAAGAGAGGTCAAACAACTTATCCAGTTCCACAGATAGTAATGGTGGAGCCAACATATGAACCCAGGCAGTGGGGTTCCAGAGTTTACCCTCCTAACCATGAAGCTCACTACCTATCAGTAAACATTTTCTGGATAAATGAAAGAGGATGGTAACGTATGACTCAAAACTGAGAGTAAGAACATATAAGAAGCACTTAGAAAGATTTGGTGGGCTCCTAAGTGCAGACAGACGCTCTCTAGCTGTGGTGATGTATGGAGCTGCTCACTGCGTGGCCAGCACTGCACACATCCGACTCGAATCGTGACCACAGCCTGGAGACAGGGGCTTTTATGAACTTCACTGACAGGTAGAAAGATAGAATACAGGTAACTTCCCCCAAATCCCAGTGTGAAGGCAGAACTTAACTCAGATCCCGATGTGACTGGCTCTAAGGTCTATGCTCTCTCCACTTTACTATGCTGCCTTTAGTTTTTCTCTGCCCGAATTAACTGAAGCAAAGTGAAATAAACACTGTTCTACTCACTACTAAAATAAGCAGAAAACTGTCATGGTCCTATATTAAAATAACTGTTAGTTATAATGATGTCTGTGAGCTCCTGCAAGAGCCTAACATATCTTTCAACACTTAGccaaagagggatgcctgggtggctcagtcgttaagcttcggccttcagctcaggtcatgatcccagcctcctgggactgggttctgcatcaggctccctgctcagtgggaaacctgcttctccctctcccactccccctgcttgtacttccTCTCctgttgtgtctctgtcaaataaataaataaaacctttaaaaaaaaaaaaaacactttgccaAAGAGCTATAGATAGATACCATACCTTAAGGCTATGACTTAAATTTCTGGTTTCATAgagttttgtttgtatatttcattGTATTCAAATTCTTTGAAATATGGCAGCAGATGTGTTCATAAATTAGAACAGTCCTAAATCACTGAGTTGTGAAGTTAGAAGACAACCTAATTTAGCActctcattttatgaatgagacAATTAAGACCACGAGAACGATTTGCTAGGGGGCTGCACAGCTAATTGGTGGCTCAGCCAGGGCTGGAATCCAGGGCCAGCACCCAGGGCTATAACTCCTTGGACAATGCTTTCACCAGTTTACAAAGCTGTTGACTTGCTTGATCTTCTTCCTGTGGGAGAACCTAAAGCTGGgtagaaaaggaatgaaaataaagtgGGAATAGAGCAAACTGCAAATGTTTCCAATTAAAGCGAAGGCACAGcaattttctctgtgtatttacAGTTGAGTTTCCTGAACGTCAAGTACAAGGCAGTAGCTGGGAGGGTGAGGTTTCCAGAGCCCTGGAAGGCGGCAGTCCTCCAGAAGCTTTCTCTATGCCAGCTGCCACAAAAGAGAGCTGCGGAGGGCCGGGAACTCTGGTGGAAACAATAGAACTCCACCTCAAAGGTGCTGACACTTCAACTAGGAGAACTGACAAAGGATACAGGCTTTAATTTTCCTGGAAAAACAGTGAAGTTTCTTTGCAGAGGAAATATGGCAGGGAGAAGCCAAGAGATCAGGTGGAGGCTGTGACTCAGTTCacaggaaataattaagatctgGATATGGACACATCCTTGGCTTAAAGAATAACTTTCCCAGAAGTCGTGTGCTTCTTTCCCTACCTCCAGCTCCTGGACGATGACTTCCTTATTCTCTATGT comes from Mustela erminea isolate mMusErm1 chromosome 9, mMusErm1.Pri, whole genome shotgun sequence and encodes:
- the MAJIN gene encoding membrane-anchored junction protein isoform X1, yielding MSLKPFTYPFPETRFLHAGPNVYKFKIRYGNSIRGEDIENKEVIVQELEDSIRVVLGNLDNLQPFATEHFIVFPYKSKWERVSHLKFKHGEIVLVPYPFVFTLYVEMKWFHENLSPGEPINDSPPGLVLAERKAAGAMTRKRKRVEVPSSPSRPALDRTKMGISSQGPSKKKPLMDTRRNGERKTQQEWQDTPTFNTTDIQEQALSSPSAISSEGAASEPSRCSREACPLALTSHSVLCHGERGLQTPGVPLWVCLILCPFTMDFFFFFNLKH
- the MAJIN gene encoding membrane-anchored junction protein isoform X2, encoding MSLKPFTYPFPETRFLHAGPNVYKFKIRYGNSIRGEDIENKEVIVQELEDSIRVVLGNLDNLQPFATEHFIVFPYKSKWERVSHLKFKHGEIVLVPYPFVFTLYVEMKWFHENLSPGEPINDSPPGLVLAERKAAGAMTRKRKRVEVPSSPSRPALDRTKMGISSQGPSKKKPLMDTRRNGERKTQQEWQDTPTFNTTDIQEQDSKWEDSLAEQIIPPLRQNYPPPPTGPQELGTRGFFGFLSSLFPFRYFFRRSSQ